The nucleotide window ATCATCCACTAACGGACGGAATCTACGCGAAGATTGAGCGGGCCGAAGAAAGTATTACGAACCTCAACGCCGAGATTAACCAGTTCCTGACAGGCGATCCTCGCCCTTATCATGTTATTGGAGGCGTGAATCTCGACTGCACCCAATATGTCTTCAAGGGATATGCCAGACATTGCCCTGATCGCTTTGCCGTCATAGCCGGGGAAATCATCCATCACCTTAGATCCTGCTTTGATCACCTTATCGTTGCGCTTGTCATCTCTGAGCAGGGGCCAGTTTCTGACGAAGCGATGCGGAGGCTTGAATTCCCCATTTGTAGCGACAGAAATAAATTCATAGATGCCTGTTGCAGGGGAAAAATAAAGGGCGTCTCCGAAGTTGTCACCTCTCTCATAGAGAGAGCACAGCCCTATCACCATCCCTCTCCGAATAACTACTCGCTCGACATCATTAGAAAGCTCGACATTAGAGACAAACACAGGCTTCTCATCGTTGTTGGCCAGAGCGCAATAATGGGTCAAGAAGTGAGGATCGGGGCAACGAATGACGAGCCTGGACCTCCTATCGTAATCACAGACATCGACTGGATGATGAAATCGCTGATATTTAAAGAACCCACGGATCACTTCTCCATCCGGGTCCAAAACCCCGAGCCTAATTTGCACGTATACGCAGATTTCACCAGCCAAATAGCGATGGAGGAGCCAAGCTCTGGAGAGGTCATGCCAATCATACCAACGCTCACCAAAATGACGCGGTTTACGAGAAAAATAATCGGAGACTTCTGCTCCGAACTTATCTGAATCATTCATACCTCACCTCCTTCCTTTCTGAGGCGAGCGGAGTATACTGTATGCCCATCCAGTATTCGAGCATTGCGTATTGGGTACGCAATGTATAATAACTGGAAATATATACAGCATTATGCAGGCACGGAGCACCACGGATGGTTTCTTATACCAATAATACGCATCTAAGTAAGCAACAGGTACGCGAGCTGTTGCAGCAATTGTCAGGGCCTTATTGGCTAATGGGCGCTTTACTCTATAGCGGAGGCTTACATCCGGCTGAATGTGTAAAGCTGCGGGTTCAGGATTTGGATCTTAGTCATAGCCACCTGCAAATTCGCAGACACCTGCCGGTGATGCTGGCTCCCCAATTAATTCCTCACCTAAAGTTGCATTTGTTACGAACCCGGACCCAACACTTGAAAGCATTGGCTCAAGGTGATGGCTGGGTGCCCACCTCGACTGCTCCTTATATTAGCCGGAACTGGTTATTGCAGTTTGTCTTTTCCGCTCCCGGTACTCGCGTTAATCACAATCAACTCAGGGTTAAACAGCCTTTTCCAGAAACACGCTTATTAAACTCGGTGCATACGGCTGCTCAGAGTTTGCAG belongs to Ketobacter sp. MCCC 1A13808 and includes:
- a CDS encoding tyrosine-type recombinase/integrase, translated to MVSYTNNTHLSKQQVRELLQQLSGPYWLMGALLYSGGLHPAECVKLRVQDLDLSHSHLQIRRHLPVMLAPQLIPHLKLHLLRTRTQHLKALAQGDGWVPTSTAPYISRNWLLQFVFSAPGTRVNHNQLRVKQPFPETRLLNSVHTAAQSLQSQPSISAYDLRRALAHHLLESGCSVQLMQQQLRLVRQQNEIDHGGDNSHRDQAAMQLLFREIFSPRVLGQKHHPDFVSEPAAVYRIAS